TTTGGCCACATGTCATGGCACTCACGGCTAAAAGGAATGCGGACTGATGCCTGCTCAACAGGGTACATGTGATGTCGCGGGGGATACGCTCTTGGACGAAACTAGACGATGTCGCGGGAAATATGTGAAGCCGTGGGAAGCCTACCCTCGACCAAATTACGCTTGGCCACGGAAATTGTGCTCATGGAAAAAAGTAAACCCTATATATAGGTTTTGATGGAGAAAAGAGCAAACGAAGTCGTCCGCCCATACATACTTACCTAACACAATAATTGGTTTCGTTGTTGTGAATAACGCTACTACAATACCACTAACAAAGAGGAATCATTAATATTGAAATATTTTATAAATTCATGGAGGTCATgcctatggatagggtttacaccaacacagaagagcgaacaaaagaataaatgtTGAGAAACATACCTAAAATATGCTCGCCTAATTTTGCTGTTGTTCTCTCCGCTGATCCAAGCCTTTGCCGCTAGCACCAAGATGTGGAAACAAAGCCAACAATACGAAGGTAAGGAATATAGGCAACGCATTTTTTAGGCATGGTGTTTTGGAGTTCGAAAAGGGAAGGAATTTTCTTTTGGGACGCACACAAAAAAAAGGTAGCAGGGCCCGCGGTGTTGACATTCCATGGCGCCAATCTCCACGGCCAAGCCAACACTACGCCAGCATTCCATGGCTACATCTCTAACACTCCTAACCGACACCATCTCTGACCACTccaagctagccgcgccatccaccACGCCACGGACGCAGCCAAGCCAGCAGCACCACGCCAGCGCCAATAGTTCGCGTTCAAGCCCCGTGCCAAAGTTCTGCATCCAAGCCAGCAGCCATCTCGGACATTCCGCGTCCAAGCTAGAAGCACCACTCCACGGACATACCAAGGTAGCCGAGCCATCCTCCATGCCAAGCTAGCCGCTCCATCCGCTATGCCAAGCTAGCTGCACCCATCCGCTACTCCAGTTAGAAGCGCCATCCTAGccattcaaagcagcgccatctccactaGCCAAGGAAACGCCATCCTGGCTGTTCAAAGTAGCGCTATCTCCGTACATTCTGTGACCTAGCCAGCTAGCACCATTCACCGATTCGCGGACCAAATTGCAATACCATCTCTGCCAAATCAGTAGCCAAAATTTCAGCGTTGACGTCAACACCCTATAGCCAAGTTGGAATTACGTAGAGCCGCCAACAAGGATTCcccatgccttccaccaaaggttagttgaatctCCTTGAAAACCTTTTCATGTCTTTCtatttcgattttactcttgtctgtcaccatctcatgcttaccccgcaacaatgccctATCATGTTCGAAGCACGGGacttactgttgatggtggtttttagtttagggttaaaatcgtaaaaccttgcacccGACGTCACTCTACAAgaaaacggtgccgtgagtgttaacctctccaccagcatatttattgagccattcaatatatttacatgaaatttatccagactggcgatgtagaaaccatcccaaacactctgtaaatttcggcacctcgccaatataagactcactgagtactttcctgtgttaTTTTCCCCGGcataacccttaatatcggtatgaaatgacagatttgtgttcactcgcagcggagtagcatgaacctccaagtaccaaagttaaggccattgtaCGAAATGCTCGGACGGAAAGcatactgcattctgtagataaggatttttatggaagcatacaaaatccatccaatcattgtgataactcacacaaaactcataaacccgactaatttgcaaaattagggtttcgcgccccgtgcagtacactagacctcgttggtcgaaaaactatgcttagcgaaactaggcgattaaatacGCCACAACACACTGGAAGTGAGGCAACGCCCTAGCTTGTCGTCCCCACTTCGCATCGACCAATCAgttcgctttaaatccgccaaaCTCACACAGAAGTTTAGCcactcccatgcttggccgaccctcttacattaaccaatcaggttgcttcaaactcgccacggcattgaaaaggaggaaaccacgccagatggtcacaaagccaattggcttcccaaaatccgcgtcaaacacgcatgccagacgcacatgcatgccaatcggcatgccaaacacgcatgacaggcgcacatgccaatcggtaTGCCAAACATGCCGAGCATCAttccaaacccgccaaacgcgcgtgctagacgcacatgccaagcaacatgccaaaccttccaaacgcgcatgccagacgcacatgccaagcagcatgccagacccacatgccaatcggcatgccaagtaTCATGCCAAACTCAccaaacacgcatgccaggcgcgcatgccaatcggcatgcctaacttgccaaaaatgcatgccagacgcacatgccaaacggcatgccatatacgctaattagggtttcggcatgctaaaccctaatttagacaaagtttccagatgccgacagaaggtagccagAATCAACggttatccttcctcatgagatgcaatctcatccatccaagttcgccaccgagctgacagacttgtggcaactttcaggcgaccaaccgcctaaaattaatggacatggctacgccaagcgccacttgcaacaccgtgccgctggcatgcacgagccatgccatccatgccgcatttCTATTGGCGTGCACCAAAAACACCACTGCgccatcttcaggcgccaacacaaggtatccacaatcaacggctacccttatttcataagatgcgatatcagccatcgaagttcgccaccaagccggcgagcttgtggcaagttttaggtgacCTGCCAAGACGagactaatagcatcacatgctagctatttacctgcggcaatcctctcaatttcaactttccacacgtagcaaagtgctacatgttttcaacgaaaaaactcgagacatcaaaacatgtcacaaactgggggatattcatcaaggtattggtctggcggtttacaacgtgcatcgtgcaatacgcccgttacaacaaagtgtcataaagcggggcggttagtaacgGAAAcaagtaatggtgaaatgtatccttcattatggaaacatcaattccaggtgttatctgttactcccttcttccaccactcgatcgtttccacttcctacaagaccagggtacgtttttgttgcgacttgtataaataggtctcacctatttccaccaaaaacaagttttttgGGTCAGGAAAACAacacaacattcagaaatcacctgatagctttttcgTTCAGCTAGGCAGTcgaattttctgatacaagtcacaaaacacccacacttccagaacgatgattctggtctcaacactttcttcgcttccctccctaagaccaacccttctccttcactttgtgaccgaagcaagtctggaatggccatttcttggtttaggccagatttgtacagattgatctatcgaatcaaaagtactcccgtgcagtatattatttagggtttagactcgtttctcattcacacacacgaatttaccaaaatcagcagaaaccgtttcacccacaaacaacgggTACCACTGCGCATCCAACAGTAGCTTTCCAGGATGTCATCCATACCTGGATTACTCTCGTCCGAGCACTCCTAACGGAAGAGTTTTAGTTGTGATGAAAAAAGCCTCGGTATAACGTAGATGTTGTGAGATTGGTATTTTGCATTACCGCCTAGCATAATCTTCCATCCGACCACAAGCGACCTACCTATAGTTCTTTCCCAAATCCCAACTATTAGCAATAtagttcccacttacccactgcagTAATCCAGCGGTATAGGATTTCTAACGACACTATTGAGGTCATCCAGCAGAAGCTTCCTGGGAGGTCACCTATCCTAGCTAAGACTACTCCTATCCGAGCATGGAAAGTTTTTTCTCACAACTCAATCAAGTGTATTCATCAGGCCTTGGTGTTAAGAAAGGAAAAACCATTACATATATTCTATACGGATGACCCTACCTGCTGAATCAGAGTATTATAAGTCCACCCGATAAGCTTCACATCTGTTCACTTTCTATGGGTGGGTGGAACATATATTTGGAATAATCACCAAGTAAAAAAGTATTATAAGTAGGAGAAATGCTCGTCTTTAATGTACCCGCTATGGCTAAGAATAGGGTATCATATGTCTCATCCCTTGTTAGTGTGGTTAGTGTCAGTTGTAAGATGGGTTTAGATGGATACACCTGAAGTATTGGTAGTTGTTAGATGTTATAGGAGTGACATTGCTATGTAAGCTAGTGTGTAATACCCATATTTTTCACATGAATGATGCGTAATTGAATgagatgaagattcttctcaagCTTGTGAGGCTTATTCCGGGTTGCATCAGGGTGCAAATGCATCACTTGGTATACGTGGTGAACTCTAGATGCATTGCATCATCTCAAAGTAGTGATGTACACTTTACAAAAGTGATGCGCAGCGTATTGGCTTGGAATTATGATGCTAAGGCATCATTATGCTTTTTGCAAAAAGGGAGGGACTTGGTACAGGGCCAACAACACTCAAATCTCCGAGggtgtaaatatgaataagacTTGTATATAGTAGATACGTTGGCGAAGAACTAAAATTACATCACTTCGGTGCATCATGCAAGTGAGATGCCGAAAAAGAGCTAAAATGCATCAATATGGTGCATTCCATAAGTGAAGCATTGGCAGAAAACCGGAAATGCATCACTATGATGCATCTTCTGGTAATTCGTTGTTGCGTAAACTGATGAACTTGGTATATGGCACTTTATTCCCCAAAAATTATTTGTAAAAATGTTAATAAGACATACAGGAAGGGTTATGTGTTGAACGTGAGTAAAATATAAATTCTTCTCTAAGCTACGAAGCTTATCCGGTGAAGCATATATGATGTGAAAGCATTTATTATGCCGAATTTCTTATTCGAGAGATCTTCATGGTACATTGGCATCGTCATTGTTGCTTTGTTAAACCAATAATGTATCAAAATGATGGAAAACTAAGGAAATTAAAGTGAACGTTGAAATAATTTGCATGACCCCAATCTAAAGAACGCTACTCGCAAATTAAGTGTACATCAACTAGTCGTCAGGATCGATATTtgcttcaagtgtttgtatttcttttaatttgtgtttttggtattTCGGATCATAAGAATGCCATCCTTATTTTGAGATGCCAAGCTTCAAACACTATGATGAAGAAATGTCTACTTGATAAGGAATATGACGAGGTGAAAgagattgtcaagaactccgggctGTGGCCTGCGGTGAAGAGTGCAGTTATTGAGTATGACAAAGTTACCATATCTGTATTCTATGAGTGGTTTTATGGAatgactgatacaatgttattcccatccGGTGAGATGGCTCTAACTCCCGATGGTGCTCATCAAATTATATtcctcgaggttgagggaaaatCCATCAAAGATGGCTACGATGAGGACATTTCTTGGGAGAATCTCTTCAAATTGACCAAGATCTTGTTCGGTTTGGATGAGAAGCAGTCGGAGTCAATGTTTGTGATGAAGGATATTTATGGAAGCAAGAAGTTAAGTATGAAGGAGTTGAGGGGCATATACTATGGGACCCAGGAAATCCATGCTAGGAAAGGAAGTGTAGACTTGGTGCGAATTAATGCTACTGCGCCATCTTGTTTTCTATACGTCCTGGACAACTGTATCTTCCCCGATAGTTACGGAAGCTTGGTCGATGGAAAGTATCTTCAAATATTGCATCCCTTTGATCAGATGCATAACTATTCTTGGGGTAATGCAGTGGTTGGATTCTTGAATGCAGAGTTGACAAAGGCTTCAAGGGCACTCACTAAGCAAGTTAACGGAAatctatgtctcttccaggtaattctattatctaaatcatttatatttgaaAAATGCTtataagataagattcttactaaactttgtgtttgcataggtttggatatatgagctcTTCTCTTTTTGGTGAAAGCCAACCGCAACATCAAAGTCAACACTAGTCTTGTGAAGCAAAATCAAAGAGGACGCCGATACACTTTTACTGGTGCTCACGAGAAGGATATGCCTCAGTAGCTTATCAACATGCGAGTTGCCTTGGACAAAATGATCGCGGGTGAGGTAatatttgatccgtatcgagatgATAGAAAAGATTGAAATAATTATAAGGAGAAATGATGTTGCATTTTACTACAATCGCTTGTTTTACCCTCAAGgattttcaatgtacgatccacatcgggtaatgcgacaagTTGGTTACGTCCAAGAAGTACCCCCATCCCGGTAATGAACCATTCTATAAAGTGGTAAGGGAGGAGTGAAACACGTCCTAAAAAACCATTGACGACGTTTAAGATCCACCACCAAAGATTTCTTATTGAAACGATAGACGTGGCCATAAAATTGGTTTGAGTCTTTTGGATGAGGTGACCGAAGGTCATGAAGATCATGAGAATTACATGTCGTGGTACTTGGGTTTTcctcgtcctactgtgattagggaagaaATTGTTGCACAACCGGCTCATAATAGGAAGAACACCATGAGAGAGCCAACAACAAGTCTTAAGaattttgtaagtattttagagtttttcttattgttttaagattacattattgAATTAgtttattaattgtttgttgtttaattgaaaatagaaggagcacTTGAAGACCCTTGTGAAGATGATGTGTTGCACGAGAGATAGAGGAtagcctttgtcgattgaagagcaaactaagcacattgatTATGCTAAAAATGTTGACTATGAATATGTCAACAAATTTTCCAACAATCTAATGTTGAACTAAAGAGGCCTCGTAACCGTGTAAGTGGTAGTggtcatgaaaatgctaaacggggccgtggtggtgctggtggtcgtggtcgtgaatgaatgaatttcTAGTTTGTTTCTTTTATGTGTTAGACATTATGTCAAGGTTAATGGTTGGACaaatttttaaggtttatgggacatatGTTTTCATATTTGGACAAATATTGGATTTCtaattgttgaatgaatggtttgtttagttATGTTGAGTTTCAATAATTTATCCGGCAGGGTGTTGAATGAATTGTTTGTTTAGTTACAGTACCGACTAAACCAGAGCCGACAAGGTTGTAAACTGGAAAACTGCCGGCCCAGACAACAGAATTGGTGCAGTTACCATGGTCGTCACGTTAAGAACATTACGACCTAACCGACTATGCAGCAGAATATGAACTTTTCATGTGTGTGAAACTTCTATTAGCCATCAGGGTAACAAAATTACGACCCTAACGACTTAAAATGGTCGGCATATGggggaaacaaaaacctagccggcgagttcaaaattcaaatttttgcaagtacaactgcATTGATTGACTACCCCAACGTCCAGGTTTGatcaccatcctataaatacactagttctctctaTAAAACCATACACACCAAGTCATCGAAAATGCaatacttgcttatttagctaCCCAACATCGGATTTTGAACGCTAGACACTTTagcttgtccattgaacaatttgtaagtatttttgtggtttattttacgtaatcCATGTTGTTTTACCTTCCAATTAAACagcactaacaaagtaagtttgtgccGTGTTTTTGTAACAAGAAGTCGTGAAAGCgcactacttggaggaaaaggaggaagaattcacatttgatgaaagctatcacttcatggtatccaaaattccgGAGTATATGCCCCAGAGTTCATGGTGGGTGAATTGGACTCggattcctccaacgaagattgatggttttagaagtttttgtgtaggttctatgtaaaccttcacgagactataactcgtccactagggtcgcctaggggtttaaagatttgattttatgtttcaatcaatgagttagattttatgtttcaatcaatcgGAATCTGAATGTTGTTTTATGTTGGGTATAACTAAAGGTCGGCAAGGTTGTAAACTGCACAGCCTGCCTGCTAATCCAGACTCGTTTTGTTCCAAGATTACTTCAATGCCGACTATATTTAGCCGGCAGGGTGAGAAATTAGTAAGATGCCGACTAGCGAAGCATTTACAACACATCTcatgtgtgtcaaaaataataaagtcggcatCGATATTTATCACAAATGTGCTAGCTACCAATAGTCGTTATCTTCCTaatttgtcgaccctgccgacttttcatactttcagaactgaaagtgttgatttcttctttaattttgagtatgaaatcacTCAGTAGCTTTGTAATCCCCcttttagaagtgtttggctTGTTTACTTTCATTTCCGTtgcaaaaaaattctcaaaaaaaaaaatcctcaaaagTCATAACCTATAATCCATGAATTCAATCTAAATAAAATCTAATTTAAGAATTTTAATCATctaattaactaactaaattaattaacttTATCAAATTTTTTGTGTTAATTAAGCAAAGGTATATTAGTCATTTTGAAAATAATTGGTTGAGGGGTATTgtgttttacttcataatgactcggaatttgtctcattaggtatatcctaattaatctgggtatacccaaaTCCAGCGAGGTTGTTTAAAAAagaaacggtccgcgagttataatcccaaag
The nucleotide sequence above comes from Papaver somniferum cultivar HN1 chromosome 8, ASM357369v1, whole genome shotgun sequence. Encoded proteins:
- the LOC113306226 gene encoding uncharacterized protein LOC113306226 encodes the protein MKKCLLDKEYDEVKEIVKNSGLWPAVKSAVIEYDKVTISVFYEWFYGMTDTMLFPSGEMALTPDGAHQIIFLEVEGKSIKDGYDEDISWENLFKLTKILFGLDEKQSESMFVMKDIYGSKKLSMKELRGIYYGTQEIHARKGSVDLVRINATAPSCFLYVLDNCIFPDSYGSLVDGKYLQILHPFDQMHNYSWGNAVVGFLNAELTKASRALTKQVNGNLCLFQVILLSKSFIFEKCL